Proteins encoded in a region of the Podospora pseudopauciseta strain CBS 411.78 chromosome 6, whole genome shotgun sequence genome:
- a CDS encoding hypothetical protein (EggNog:ENOG503P7IN), producing EAAASSSSPSHKTRLRQSLSVLLLSSPSLTHFLSSTSPRTTSLFAIIPPPTTLPRKKRTPPSKQPKMPALDAEQHLRFLLSCVKHASAGRVNFDAVSQELGIVSKAAAAKRYERLLKAHDLTPANVPKNGEASAAKTPTKRKRKDDPVPVKPETDESEEMPMMAKKKTAAAVKKGGKKVMMSSGRRGNLMGVRGVSDPSLTPVASLPRDMGFFSPHVLETPSSQGGVGGYDGSGSGSAASVAGGDVDLQRIYQEQFGGQGYEGWGN from the exons GAGGCAGCcgcgtcatcctcctcgccttcccaCAAGACGCGACTCCGACAAAGCTTGTCCGTCCTCCTCTtgtcttccccctccctcacacACTTCCTGTCCTCGACCTCACCCAGAACAACATCTTTGTTCGCGATCATTCCACCACCTACCACATTACCTCGCAAG AAACGAACTCCACCCTCAAAACAGCCAAAAATGCCTGCCCTCGACGCCGAGCAGCACCTCAGGTTCCTGTTGTCGTGCGTCAAGCACGCCTCAGCCGGTAGA gTCAACTTCGACGCCGTCTCCCAGGAGCTCGGTATCGTCTCCAAGGCTGCCGC cgCTAAACGCTACGAGCGCCTCCTCAAAGCGCACGATCTCACCCCCGCCAACGTCCCCAAGAACGGCGAAGCCAGCGCGGCCAAAACCCCCACCAAGCGCAAGCGCAAGGACGACCCCGTCCCTGTCAAGCCCGAGACGGACGAGTCGGAGGAGATGCCGAtgatggccaagaagaagactgctgctgccgtgAAGAAGGGCGGTAAAAAGG tgatgatgagcagcgggaggagggggaattTGATGGGTGTGAGGGGGGTATCTGATCCTTCTTTGACGCCTGTTGCCTCTCTGCCTCGGGATATGGGGTTTTTTTCTCCTCATGTTTTGGAgacgccttcttctcagggcggtgttggtggttaTGATGGCTCTGGTTCCGGTTCCGCGGCGTCTGTTGCTGGCGGGGATGTGGACTTGCAGCGGATTTATCAGGAGCAGTTTGGGGGGCAGGGTTATGAAGGTTGGGGGAACTGA
- a CDS encoding hypothetical protein (EggNog:ENOG503PH53): MARKVTIWGAEQNLAALQAMYEWMNLSKQDIIKIALACRTKGYHFSGSALAQHLQKLRRKDTAANDGPAEGSSANAPETPAKARGGKAAAKKTPGSNKRKGQAAAAGDNGTDNEEADPTPAPKKRRGVKKEAPKSDTIVKKEDSEDDQDSYGQPRAATTVYSADASRHVGIGYAG, translated from the exons ATGGCTCGAAAGGTTACAATTTGGGGCGCGGAGCAGAACCTGGCTGCGCTTCAGGCGATGTACGAGTGGATGAACCTGTCAAAGCAGGATATAATCAAGATCGCACTGGCTTGCCGGACCAAAGGCTATCATTTCTCAGGCTCAGCTCTAGC TCAGCACCTCCAGAAGCTCCGGCGCAAGGACACCGCCGCCAACGACGGTCCTGCCGAGGGATCCAGCGCCAATGCCCCTGAGACCCCCGCCAAGGCCCGTGGTGGCAAGGCCGCGGCCAAAAAAACTCCCGGTTCCAACAAGCGCAAGGGTcaggccgccgctgctggtgACAACGGAACCGACAATGAGGAGGCCGatcccacccccgcccccaagAAGCGTCGCggtgtgaagaaggaggcccCCAAGTCTGACACGattgtcaagaaggaggactCGGAGGATGACCAGGATTCGTATGGTCAGCCCCGCGCTGCCACGACGGTGTACTCGGCTGATGCCTC GCGCCATGTGGGCATTGGTTACGCCGGCTAA